TTAGCATAAATTTCTGTTAATTCTCTAGTTTTTAGCTTGTGCTATACGTTCCATAGCCAATTTTAGAGCTGCCTGATGTGTAGTTATATTTTCTTCTTCAGATTTAGAAAAAATTTCTAACGTAGTATCATAAATTTTACGTGTCTGAGCAATTGCTTTTTCTCTATCATATCCATTAATCTCAGAATAAACATTTATCAATCCACCTGCATTAATTAAAAAATCTGGAGCATATAAAATTCCTTTTTCTTGAAGCAAATTAGCGTGTTTAACTTCATCTTGAAGCTGGTTGTTAGCAGCTCCGGCTATAATTTCACATTTAAATTGTTCTATGGTGACATCATTGATTGTGGCACCTAAAGCACAAGGAGAGTAAATATCTACATCTAAATCAAAAATCGAATTATCTTCAATAGTTTGACAATTATAAAGCTCCGAAACTCGTTTTAAATTTGCTTTATTAATATCATTGATAAGGACATCAGCACCTTCTTCAGTAAGATGTTTCACAAGATTTTCACCAACATGACCTACGCCTTGTACTAGAATTTTTTTTGCGTTTAAATCATCTGAACCCCATTTGTGTTTGGCAGAAGCTTTCATTCCCATGTAAACGCCAAATGCTGTTACTGGCGAGGGATCTCCTCCTCCTCCCATCTCAACTGGTATGCCCGTAACAAAATCTGTTTCTTTTTTAACATGAACCATATCTATAGCACTCATACCAACATCTTCAGCAGTAATATACTTACCGCCTAAGCTGTTTACATATTCACCAAATTTACGCATCAAAGCTTCTGTTTTTTGCGTAGATGAATCGCCAATAATAACGGCTTTTCCCCCACCTAAAGATAGACCTGTGATAGCAGCTTTAAATGTCATGCCTCTAGAAAGTCTTAACACATCAATAATGGCATCATTATCGCAATCATAATTCCACATTCTAGTTCCTCCTAAAGCTGGGCCAAGTGTAGTATCGTGAATTGCAATAATTGCTTTTAGCCCTGTTTCTTTGTCATTACAAAACACCAATTGCTCATGATTCATTTGAGTCATCATCTCAATGACTTGAAAATCTTTAACAGAATCGTTGACATTCTTTACTTCCAACATAGCGTTATATTTTGATTAAATTAAACAGAAAGTTAATTAACTTTGTCACACTTTAATTACTATTCAAAAAAGGTAAATTTTGCGCTGTCAAAGCTACAATTTTATTTGTGCATTTAGATTAACAAGTTCAATTTTATGAAAGAGCTTAATTAT
Above is a window of Flavobacteriales bacterium DNA encoding:
- a CDS encoding Glu/Leu/Phe/Val dehydrogenase; protein product: MLEVKNVNDSVKDFQVIEMMTQMNHEQLVFCNDKETGLKAIIAIHDTTLGPALGGTRMWNYDCDNDAIIDVLRLSRGMTFKAAITGLSLGGGKAVIIGDSSTQKTEALMRKFGEYVNSLGGKYITAEDVGMSAIDMVHVKKETDFVTGIPVEMGGGGDPSPVTAFGVYMGMKASAKHKWGSDDLNAKKILVQGVGHVGENLVKHLTEEGADVLINDINKANLKRVSELYNCQTIEDNSIFDLDVDIYSPCALGATINDVTIEQFKCEIIAGAANNQLQDEVKHANLLQEKGILYAPDFLINAGGLINVYSEINGYDREKAIAQTRKIYDTTLEIFSKSEEENITTHQAALKLAMERIAQAKN